The Gossypium arboreum isolate Shixiya-1 chromosome 6, ASM2569848v2, whole genome shotgun sequence DNA window atagtcactaaattatttatatctggagctatagaactccaaattaagatccgctaattttctctgaaactagactcatatattcttaccataaaatttttggtttagccaataagtacagtttattctttaaagttacgcatgttctgctgtctgatagttctgacccttcttcactaaaaactaattatctcattgtacaaaattcgaaTGATatttccatttatttctcttgaaaatagactcattcagaattctaaaaatataaatttaagcccataactatttctatccaattttttatgattttccaaagtcagaacagaggaacccgaattcattctaactttgtctcacaaaattcattatatctcatgatttacaaatccattgcttacaccgtttcttctatgagaaactagtctcaataagctttaatttcatatttttttcatcttctaattcgatttataaagattatggtgatttttaaaagttactctactgctgctgtccaatattgttttagtgcaagctgtttattaccatttttttcccttaagctttaataaataacaatttcgtccctactcaattagcctctcaattgagctgatttttctcaattaacactttattacatcactttaaactactttacaacttttggaagtcataatttcagcactagactttaattccaaacattttcacaattaggtcctaaaatcaatttccattaattttacttgataaaattatcatatatcaaaattaaagcttcaattctatgtttattcatcAAATGCTTCCATCACTCATccataataactttaaaaattagcccttcaacataaaacttatgaattactttacaattcaatccttatttcatttctaacttgaatttctatcaattaaacccttatttcatcattttactcaacatgaacattatctagaaatctattaactttcaaaatatcaacttaattttatcaaaatcttgttccaaagcttctaaaacatcaaaattaagtaaaaagagctaaattgacttacctattaaacttccaagcaTCACAcctttaattttcccttttcttctttcttttctctttttctttctttccttcccctgctctctgtttcaTTTGCTTTGTTTCTTCATTTCtatccttttttctttcttttcatatatatatatatacacatatgtatttatacttaaataataagtattatttatttattcatgtgtatattattagtacatttatattcatttatatccatacatttgtcattatttaatatatttatcatataaaatcttataatatagttatttaattaataaatatattttataaaataataaatatctatttaatatctaatatatgttttacaaatgtatgtattttatccatacacttgtatattttatttactatacatttgtctttgtactaatttatttatcatataaatatcttataatataattatcataaattaatataatatcatttattactaataaatatatatatattataatttgaaaTCTAAGTATATACCGCATCACTTATGCTAAATGACATAatttccattttggtccttttattttcttttaatctacaattaaactttcacactttattcaatttaatccttttatccattatccttaattaagctaaattcacttaattaaactctaattaaccactcaattaaatttttttaaaaaaattataattatttttcagATCCATTTTTCAGTAACGGAGACTCAAAAATACACTTTTTCCGATAACTGTAAAATTTGAGttattacatttctctcccccttaataaatttcgtcctcgaaatttccttattttcttttgatcGTGAACTTCATTAGTTTTATAATTCTACGGTTTCTTTCTGCACATATTTACctagtttatcatttatatccgttctctatcatttcatttcacaatttattttaattcaatatatCACATTTACCTTTCACAACTTCCAATAACAGTAATtagaaaataatatcatatttgaataatttgattttCTAATAAATAATTTCTTTCTTTAACAGTGATACTGTATATCTCAACTAGTTTTCAGAAAAATCTAATATCTCTATTCAGAACCCATTTTTACCTATTAACTCATTCTCAGTTCCGACTGCATTATCGATTGTTCAACTATTGAACTTTTTACTTTCCACTTCTGAACTTaatctcatgaatttcattgTATAGTATAAACCGTAAAGCCTTATAATTAAGTTTTCATGTATTtatcatataacatttatcattctcaagtactataaaacatttatccgTACTTTTACGAGTTTTGCTTCATCATTACTAACATGTTTACTCAGAGATAGTCTTTTACCTCGTAAcgaaaattgtttacttttttttttacttagcaGAGGCCCAGTAGACTAGATAGAACACTTCGGATATACGAGACTTatacagaggtgcattattatgcactattaaacaGAGAACACTGAATTGCTATACAGAGAGTACGAATGTGCTAAATGTACTAATAATCAGAGAGCACTAATGTGCTAGTAATCAGAGAACACACTGAGGTCCCTTAATATCCTAgtagttctaatcttgtctactcgggcaaattatttcatgcgcgcatatcacttttacacctttcgcataatacttttacatgctttacaatttaatccttgtaccaataattcatatacttatatctTCTGTATCTTCAATACATGTactatatttcaaaattcactattcattcataattctctaataatccttatcatgtacttcatatattacttttatatattttgtaatttagtcattagcacaatatttcatgtagtaatataatttgcttttaataatacatataacataatattCATCATTGACAtgaattataaaacatttattcataacctttttttttattttgaaatttcatccatgttttcttaaattaaaatgaggcaatatttcgtatttggaaattcgataaatcgtgcccaatcgtgctgggtttcgatttaccgtttggccaaatagccaaatatccttttaaaatttcaaatgcatgagttttggaaatcatgagatgatttggTATCGAGGTTTGGAAATGTTGTGTCCTACTgtgctggatatgatattttattcatTCTGAACGAAAGAATCTCAATATTCAATTTAGGATATCTAAACATTTTTAAAGGGATCatgttttaaaatcttttcaacttTTCAACATTAGGATGTTAATTGATCAAtacgataccaattttgggcgttgcaagGGTgctgctaatccttccttgcgcGTAACTGTCTCCCAAATCCGTTTTCTAGTTTTTCGTAGACAAAAaacgttgttttaataaaccaaaatgctttattaaaatgatcgatcacaaggtgacccgatcacacctaaacaaaaaggattggtggtgactccttACCTCGTTTAAGAGTCAATCCCCGTTTTTAAAAATGATTTCGACAATaggtatattaatattatatttaagtgACTTACTGAGTTGATGTCACTCATGACGAAGTCTCAAATTTAgttataaaaatactaaaaaccctTACTTTTAATAAACAATAGATATTTTTAAGATTAATTttataaatctaaaaaaaaacacTTACACATGGTGAAAGTCAAACTTAAAACAttgtaaaattttaacatttaatattACCATTTTAATAGTTGATTAAATTTTAACTCAATTGACATTAGCATTATTACCAATGCGAAGGATATTATTTCAAATACATTGAAACACATTATATCtctcctatttatgagttaaaaaaaattttcatttcaacaAAATCCAATTATAGCTATTATATCAATTTATGGGATGATTGCGTGGTTGGTATTTTGGCCCAATAGTGAAATATTGGCTTTGTCACCTTTGAATCGGGTATGGGTACAATACAAGTCGTTAATAGCTAAAACACATCAAAATGGTACATAGCGAAGGTATTAAGGTCTCGCTTTAAATCGTATTTCAGAAATCTGACGCTCTatatttttgctaaaacactGTAAAAGGAGGGGGGCAAAAGTTGGCGCCAAATTTTGCTTCTTAAGGTGCTTTTTACCGCTATCGCAACGTCTTCTCTCTCTCCCTCCCACGTTCTGAAAATGCAGCGCCAAAAATCGATACTCTCGTTATTGCAAAAACCTTCGCCGGCGAGCCAAAACGGTGCTGTCGGAGAGGCAAAAGGTCAAGGAGCTTCTCTGTTTCCTTCAAAACAGAACTTGAATGGTGACGTTTGTGGCTCCTCTTTAGAAGTCACAGGCATTGATACTCCACCCGAGAAGGTGCCTCGTAAGGTTTTACCGGTAAACTTCGCATCGAATGCCGAGGCTAGGGGTTCCTCTTCTCTGTTTTCTAGTATCATACACAAGTTTGTGAAGGCTGACGACAGAGAAAATGGAAGTCTGAGGTATTTTTTTGGGTTAATTTTAGGCGTACAAATCAATTCGTTGTATTTCTAAAAACGATTTGGACGTACCTTTACGGTTTAAAGTTTGTTAGGGTTTAATAATCAGACACAGGATGGAATTTATCTCTTTTATTTCTCTACTTTTTTTTAGGAAACTTTACATAATCTTTAACGAGTAAGGACAAAAGAAAATGGTAGTccattgaaataaatttcttcagaaaattaaattcaaatttctAACTATCAAGCATCGGAGTATATAACCTTCGTCAATAATTTGTGTTTAATTTGCAGGAACCTGGCAGCTGACAAATCTTCTGATGTGGAGGAATTGCCTAGAGTTGAGCTAACTGCTAAACCATCTGAAAAGGCTAATGTTCTAAACGTCGAGAATGATGACGATCTCAGACCTGAAACACCTGCTACACGACCTGGTATTTCCCGTTTCAAGCGAATTCAAGATTATTTCCCTACTTTTGGGGAAAAGGACAATTCTTTATTAGACTCCAGTAAAAGAATAAAGCTTCTCCAGGAATCTATTGTTGGGAACAATAATCACAAGAATGATAGTGATGTTGCTAGCAAATTTGAGTGGCTTGATCCTTCTCGCATAAAGGATGCTAATGGAAGAAGGCCTAGTGACCCCCTTTACGACAAGAAGACTCTTTTTATACCTCCCGATGTTCTCAAGAATATGTCAGCATCTCAAAAACAATATTGGGGTGTCAAATGTCAATATATGGATATTGTTCTCTTCTTTAAAGTGGTTAGTTATTGTTGCGCCACATTCTAGTTTCATTTTGTCACTAGCTATTGCCAACATTGGATTATATGTTAGTCATATGAGATGAACCTTTAACTGGATAACTTATATGGGGGAGTGGAAAAGAGTGTTTAATTTTGTGATGTGGATAATATCACTATTTAGATTTTTTATTCTTCAACCTAATGGTCTCTTATATTCTGTGAGACCTCCCTTCATCTGTAAgttggatttaattgaatgatgcATGTTATGAGTTTTGTATTTATTTTCCTTAGTCGTGGTTACCTAATTCAACCATATGATTTTTTATAAAAGGGAAAATTCTATGAGCTTTATGAGATAGATGCTGAAATTGGCCACAAGGAGCTTGATTGGAAGATGACAGTAAGCGGAGTAGGCAAATGCCGCCAGGTGAATTTTCTAGTTTTCATTCTTCTATTGGTCTATTGGAATATTATCTCTATATATGGCCTTTACAGTGGTGGTGTAGATGCAATACCCATGGTATCTTTCTTTATGTTCAGGTTGGTATACCAGAAAGTGGAATTGATGATGCTGTTCAAAAGCTAGTTGCTCGCGGGTAAGAATGATGAAGGGATTTGTGATTGTCTTCATCCTCATCTGTGTATATTATGTCTTAGAATCTTTTACAATAAGCTGTCAACAAGAATGTTGTTTTTTAATCATCCTGGAATTGGGAGAAAGACTAGGTTTGATGGTCGAAAGTGCAAAAGAGGGAATGATGATCCATGTCCTTGGTCATCTTTTTGAGAGTGCAATGTTGAATTCTAGATGGGGCATCTTTCTTTAATTTAGCATATTCTTATTCACATTTTCTGTTTTTTTCTGAAGATACAAAGTGGGACGTATGGAGCAGTTAGAGACATCTCAGCAAGCAAAAGCTAGGGGTGCAAATTCTGTAAGTTTTTAATTTTGCATGTTTGGAGATGCATTTTTGaatcttattttttttaaaatattatttttatattattgttacTCTTTGATATGTCATCCTTTATGTGCCTTGATATTGTATTTCTTTAAGGCTAACAAGCAAGAGTCGTGTTTTAAAGAgaaatgttttaaaaatttccaaCTTCAAAAATGCTTGATGTGTCTAAAACTACAATACTTTCTGGTTTCATCAAATTGGATTCTCCAACAAAGCTCCCTGTACATGCTTCTTGAATAAATATTCTGCTACTTATGTTGACTTTCTTTAGTGGTTTCATGTCTTTAATTTTACACCATGGCTGTGCTCAGTGGCTTGTCTAAATAGTTTGACTAACTACATTGGATTGTTATCAGGTCATTCAAAGAAAGTTAGTTCAAGTGATCACCCCATCAACAACAGTTGATGGTAACATTGGACCTGATGCTGTTCATCTACTTGCTATAAAGGAGGTTGGTTATGCTTATATATTTATACATTCCAATAATTAGTTCTTCAGTGTCTGCTGAATGAATATATCTAGTTCAACTGTAATATGAATTTCTCTGGCTCAAATTGTCGGATGCTTTCCTGAAACTTATCATACTGAATTTGGATGTATTTTACTATGCTGTTGACTCCTCGAGGCTTGAAGTAATCCACCCCCTctctttaaaatatatttatttatttattttagatatgGGTTTGGAAGGTGTTATCTATTGGATGAACATATTGCTTATCTATCATACCATATTTTTGTGGTCGAATCTTTTGCTGTTTTCTTGAAGTTTATTTATTACTTTGTTCTCATTTTTTTGAATTCTTGAAGTGATATTATCTTTCTCCTTTTCTCTGTTCCTCTTTTCTTTAACGGGTTAGGTAGGTGGGATTGTCAGGGTCTGGGACAGGGTGCTAAGTATTTGCATATTGTTGAAATATTTATGTAATCATGCATGCTTCCTTTTCCGCATGAGCTGATTTGATAGTTGTTTTCCCAGTGTTGCACCATTTATTTTGGATCTTCAAAGTTCTTAGGCATAAGTTATTGCAGTTTGTTTTTCCAATTTAAAGTGCATTACTTTTCTATTTGTAATTTGAATATTTATTGGAATATACATGTTATGATTACATACTGCCTTTTTACTTAGGGCAACTATGGAGTTGAGAATGGTTCAACTACATATGGGTTTGCTTTTGTTGATTGTGCTGCTCTAAAATTTTGGGTTGGTTCTATTAGTGATGATGCTACTTGTTCTGCTCTGGGAGCTTTATTGATGCAGGTAGGTTCTTGTATTTACCCATGATGGATTTTTATGTTTGGAAAATAAGCTCTAATGTATTGGTTGGAATCTGATGTAGGTGTCTCCTAAGGAAGTCTTATATGAACATAGAGGTGAacttttctttcaatatttcttCTTTTGAGTTCTAGTTTTATACAAGTTTTGCCTCTTAATTTGAAGCATATGTTCAAGTATTTCAGGGCTGTCCAGAGAAGCTCATAAAGCACTAAAGAAGTACTCATTTAGCGGTGAGCATTTTATCAACTCTTTTATCTGCAGGTTGAACAATACCTCTCTCTATGTGTATGAATCTATATGTCTAGCTTTATTTGAGTACCTTCTATCCCTAAGAGGAAGTATATTGTAAAGCTGAATTGAGATTCTTGTATTTGAAAACAGTTACATCTTCTGCTTTCCTATTGGGTTCttaattatgttatataagtCTTGTTTAAATTACGAAAACAGTAATTCAATATGGTAAAGATGAATTTGTCCATGTGCATTTAAGGGTTAAAAAGCCTTCTACTCTATGGACAATCTGCACCTGTAAATTGAAAATTGTCATAAATCAGCCCTTCCTTTTTTGCATTTTTAATTAGATTCTTTATCTTGAAGATTCATGTAGCTTTAAATGCTGAGAAACTATGTTAATCATGGTTAGTCAAACTGCATATTGATTTTTGTTTATCTTGCAGGAACTAAAGCAGTTCAACTGAGTCCCGGATTCTCTACTGATTTTCTGGATGCTTCTGAAGTTAGAAATATGATTCAGTCAAAAGGTTACTTTAAGGGGTCgcctaattcatattttaatgctTTTGATGGTGTGGTGCACCATGATTTTGCAATGTGTGCTCTTGGTGGATTAGTCAGTCATATGTCACGATTGATGGTAAGCCTGCAGACTAGCATTTATATAAGCATGTCAGTATACACATTAGATATCTAATTAATTCTATTTCATACAGCTGAAGGACATTTTACAGAGTGGAGATGTTTTACCCTACCATGTTTATCAAGGTTGCCTCAGAATTGATGGGCAGACAATAGTAAATCTTGAGATTTTCAGTAATAGTGCTGATGGTGGTTCTTCAGGCAAGTGGTGAATGTTGTTAGCTTAGCAATATTTTTTGCTGGCTGTTGTTTTTTAGCTTTTTAGTCCTTAAAATTATCTTATTTTCAGGTACATTGTATAAGTATCTTGATAACTGTGTGACATCATCTGGTAAGCGCCTCTTAAGGAACTGGATTTGTCATCCACTGAAAGATGTTGACAGCATTAATAAAAGGCTAGACGTGGTTGAAGAACTTATGTCACATTCAGAAATTATGTTAATCATTGGTCAATATCTTCGCAAACTTCCAGACTTAGAAAGGTTACTTGGACGTGTTAAGGCTAGCATACAATCATCAGCTTCTCTCGCTCTTCCCATGATAGGCAAAAAAGTACTCAAACAACTGGTAGGTCTCCTACATCTGTATCGTCACCCCCCCCTCTCCATTTGGTACTCCTCTAGCTTTGTCTGGGTAAAATAACTTGGAAAGTAAATGCTAAATGAGTCATTGCTTGCATGTTTTGGAAACTAGTGTTTGGAAAGCATCTCGTTCACTGTTAATATTTTTACAACTGCATGGTTGACCTAAAAATATTTATTCCTCAAATTTTTTGGCAACAACAGTCCatgttcttttattttgtttcacTGATAGGTTCCATGTAGAAAAGGAAGATATTGGACTCATAAGTTAAACATGTTGCTTTTGTGGTCTTTTGGCCAGGGACACTTCCTTTCTAAACATTTTGATATATAACGTTTCCTATTGTGGGGCAGGTAAAGGCTTTTGGTACACTTGTCAAAGGTCTCTGGAGTGGAATGGATTTGTTAAGGCTATTACAAAAGGATGCAGATATGGTATCTCTATTATCAAAAGTTTTTAAGTTTCCAATTCTAAGTGGTGCTAATGGGCTTGATGAATTCCTCACTCAATTTGAAGCAGCCATAGAGAGCGACTTCCCAAATTACCAGGTCTGCTTTCTTATTATGCATCAATGGGAGTATTTTTTGTATTAAGCTTTCACTAATATCCTATTAGTTCTGATTTTTACTGGATATTGCCTCTAAGCAGGCAATCCTTAGGCTGAGTATGTAGCTatggatttaaatttttatattttcttgtaGAAATTATGCATTTTATATTCTAAATTCAAATTATATCTAAAATATAATAGGGTTGATAATGGTGGAAAAGGCCCATCTTTAGCTTGTCATTTAGGCAGTGCTAGCCGATCAATTTCAATGTGGTATGCATGTCGATTGTCTAGAAACTGATTGCTTTCTAGTAACAGATTTGGTTTCAGCAGTGACTTAAGTTAGTTTTTTTGCTTTCTGGGTACCTAACTGACACGATATCTGCCAGAACCATGATTTAACAGATTCGGATGCTGAAACACTTTCCATACTGATCGAGTTATTTATTGAAAAAGCTTCTCAATGGTCTCAAGTTATTCATGCCCTAAACTGCATCGATGTACTAAGATCTTTTGCAGTAACTGCAAGTTTTTCATCTGGGACTATGGCAAGGCCTGTTGTATTGCCCCAATCAAAAACCATGACCTCTAATCAAGGAGGACCAATACTGAAAATTACAGGGCTTTGGCATCCATTTGCCCTTGGGGAGAATGGTGTACTGCCTGTCCCAAATGACATTTTCCTTGGTGAAGGTGTAAATGACTATACTCCTCGTGCCTTGCTATTGACTGGACCAAACATGGGTGGAAAGTCAACTCTCTTGCGTGCCACTTGTCTGGCTGTTATACTGGCCCAGGTTTGTTTCTCTTGGTCCCTAAGAGCTGCCATTAATTAAACACTTGCTTCCACAGGCTTCTGGTGATCAGCTTGTTTTGTTATTAGTCTCACCTGTTGCTGCAGTGTTTCACACATTAATCTTTTTACATGCAGTTGGGAAGTTTTGTGCCGTGTGAGACATTTGTTATCTCACTTGTGGATACAATCTTTACAAGGCTTGGTGCTACTGACCGGATCATGGCTGGCGAGAGTAAGTACAACAGTTTCCTAACGTACTTTTCTCGTGGTCCAACACTATCTGTTCCAAATGAATATGCTTTGCTTTTCTGAATTTATTGTCAAATATATCCTAATTGAAGTGGGAGTTGCATCACCTGTGTACTTTTCTGATCCTTATACATACAGTTAATTGTTGGAATTTTCAAAATTGCCTTTCCAGATTGTGCTTAATACATAGTTCTATTGTTGAGTACCTCAATTAAGTCTACATGTTTTCCGGGGTTTCTCAAACAGTTAAAAACATGTTTCCTTAATCTGTCTATAGCCTTTCATTAGGGTATGTGGTGCATGACTACATTCACGTTTTCTGTTGCAAAGTCTGATTGTGCAACCTACTTTTGTAGGTACCTTCCTTGTGGAGTGCACTGAAACGGCATCAGTTCTTCAAAATGCCACCCAAGATTCTCTTGTTCTTCTCGATGAGCTGGGTCGAGGAACAAGCACTTTTGATGGATATGCTATTGCATATGCTGTGAGATTTCAAACTTCAATAATCTTTTTCAACTTTACGTATTCCCCCTAAAGTAGGAGAACCAATATGCTACATTGCTAGATATTGACCCTTAGTCTCTTTACAAAACAAAAACATATGGTATAATAAGcaaaatatttatgttttatgtGCTCCAATTGATGATGAGAATAAATATTGCATTTT harbors:
- the LOC108486285 gene encoding DNA mismatch repair protein MSH7; protein product: MQRQKSILSLLQKPSPASQNGAVGEAKGQGASLFPSKQNLNGDVCGSSLEVTGIDTPPEKVPRKVLPVNFASNAEARGSSSLFSSIIHKFVKADDRENGSLRNLAADKSSDVEELPRVELTAKPSEKANVLNVENDDDLRPETPATRPGISRFKRIQDYFPTFGEKDNSLLDSSKRIKLLQESIVGNNNHKNDSDVASKFEWLDPSRIKDANGRRPSDPLYDKKTLFIPPDVLKNMSASQKQYWGVKCQYMDIVLFFKVGKFYELYEIDAEIGHKELDWKMTVSGVGKCRQVGIPESGIDDAVQKLVARGYKVGRMEQLETSQQAKARGANSVIQRKLVQVITPSTTVDGNIGPDAVHLLAIKEGNYGVENGSTTYGFAFVDCAALKFWVGSISDDATCSALGALLMQVSPKEVLYEHRGLSREAHKALKKYSFSGTKAVQLSPGFSTDFLDASEVRNMIQSKGYFKGSPNSYFNAFDGVVHHDFAMCALGGLVSHMSRLMLKDILQSGDVLPYHVYQGCLRIDGQTIVNLEIFSNSADGGSSGTLYKYLDNCVTSSGKRLLRNWICHPLKDVDSINKRLDVVEELMSHSEIMLIIGQYLRKLPDLERLLGRVKASIQSSASLALPMIGKKVLKQLVKAFGTLVKGLWSGMDLLRLLQKDADMVSLLSKVFKFPILSGANGLDEFLTQFEAAIESDFPNYQNHDLTDSDAETLSILIELFIEKASQWSQVIHALNCIDVLRSFAVTASFSSGTMARPVVLPQSKTMTSNQGGPILKITGLWHPFALGENGVLPVPNDIFLGEGVNDYTPRALLLTGPNMGGKSTLLRATCLAVILAQLGSFVPCETFVISLVDTIFTRLGATDRIMAGESTFLVECTETASVLQNATQDSLVLLDELGRGTSTFDGYAIAYAVFRHLVEKVHCRLLFATHYHPLTKEFASHPHVILQHMACSFKVKSEGCSKGEQEPSFLYRLTNGACPESYGLQVAIMAGIPEKVVEAASKAGQVMKISVGESFKSSEQRSEFSSLHEEWLRSLVSVSQVENCNFDDGDYDTLFCLWHELKNSYGASN